A DNA window from Streptomyces parvus contains the following coding sequences:
- a CDS encoding hemolysin family protein — protein MTTIQLAIGALTLLTNAFFVGAEFALISVRRSQIEPQAVRGGRRAKSTLWGLEHLSAAMATAQLGITISSLVLGAVAEPAIAHLLEPPFDAVGVPDALVHPIAFVIALTLATYLHMLIGEMIPKNIALAAPVATALALGPSLVALTRALRPVIFGINAFANMLLRLLKVEPKDEVASVFTDDELVRLVKDSSDAGLLAPADGERLRDALELGTRPVGEVMVPLNRTVTVDLGITPRGLERAAVASGFSRLPVTGPDDGLLGYFHIKDALGVAERTKALPKSALHPVIRVEIDTPLDDTLTAMRAAGTHLAAVTGGKGTVIGFVTMEDVLDELVGAAAV, from the coding sequence ATGACCACGATCCAGCTCGCCATCGGCGCGCTCACTCTCCTCACCAACGCCTTCTTCGTCGGCGCGGAGTTCGCGCTCATCTCGGTCCGCCGCAGCCAGATCGAGCCGCAGGCCGTCCGGGGCGGCCGCCGTGCCAAGAGCACCCTGTGGGGCCTCGAACACCTGTCGGCCGCCATGGCCACCGCGCAGCTCGGCATCACCATCTCCTCGCTGGTGCTGGGCGCCGTCGCGGAACCGGCCATCGCCCATCTGCTGGAGCCGCCCTTCGACGCGGTGGGCGTGCCCGACGCGCTGGTCCACCCGATCGCGTTCGTGATCGCGCTGACGCTGGCGACGTATCTGCACATGCTCATCGGCGAGATGATCCCGAAGAACATCGCGCTGGCCGCCCCCGTCGCCACGGCCCTGGCGCTGGGGCCGTCCCTGGTGGCGCTGACCCGGGCGCTGCGCCCGGTCATCTTCGGCATCAACGCCTTCGCCAACATGCTGCTGCGGCTGCTCAAGGTGGAGCCCAAGGACGAGGTCGCCTCGGTGTTCACCGACGACGAGCTCGTGCGTCTGGTGAAGGACTCCAGCGACGCCGGGCTGCTGGCCCCGGCCGACGGCGAGCGGCTGCGGGACGCCCTGGAGCTCGGGACCCGGCCGGTCGGCGAGGTGATGGTCCCGCTGAACCGGACCGTCACCGTCGACCTGGGCATCACCCCGCGGGGCCTGGAGCGGGCCGCGGTCGCCTCGGGCTTCTCCCGGCTGCCGGTCACCGGCCCGGACGACGGGCTGCTGGGCTACTTCCACATCAAGGACGCCCTCGGTGTCGCGGAGCGCACCAAGGCCCTGCCGAAGAGCGCCCTCCACCCCGTCATCCGGGTCGAGATCGACACCCCTCTCGACGACACCCTCACCGCGATGCGTGCCGCCGGTACGCATCTCGCGGCGGTCACCGGAGGCAAGGGCACGGTCATCGGCTTCGTGACCATGGAGGACGTCCTGGACGAGCTGGTGGGGGCCGCCGCGGTCTGA
- a CDS encoding ABC-F family ATP-binding cassette domain-containing protein, with protein sequence MSHPTAPGASVAASNLTFQWPDGTNLFDGLSLTVPRGRTGLAGANGAGKSTLLRLFAGLLRPASGSVTIGGNLAYLPQNITLDTGLHVDAALGIAERRAALRAIESGDVREEHFETVGDDWDVEERALATLGSLGLGAVELDRTVGQLSGGETVLLRLAALLLERPDVLLLDEPTNNLDLSARRRLYDAVDSWRTGILIVVSHDRDLLERVDRIAELRAGSVSWYGGGWSAYQEALATQQEAAGRMLRAADADVRRQQRELEETRIKVARRQRHDKKLDGQRKAPRIVAGERKRSAQESGDRLRGLHEDRLDEARERREEAAEAIRRDAEIKVSLPHTAVPAGRTVLTVRDLSLPYGRLREGSLHVQGPERIALVGRNGAGKTTFLRTLTGELAPSTGEATASVPLKFLPQRLDVLDDALSVADNVARTAPGTTDNQIRSQLARFLFKGARAEQPAGTLSGGERFRAALAATMLAAPAPQLLLLDEPTNNLDVASVRQLTSALESYEGALLIASHDLPFLESVGITRWILLDDELRETDADEIRALFGSAESTRAGTV encoded by the coding sequence ATGAGCCATCCCACCGCGCCCGGCGCCTCCGTCGCCGCCTCCAACCTCACCTTCCAGTGGCCCGACGGCACGAACCTCTTCGACGGGCTCTCCCTCACCGTCCCCCGGGGCCGCACCGGACTCGCCGGGGCCAACGGTGCCGGTAAGTCGACCCTCCTGCGCCTGTTCGCGGGACTCCTGCGTCCCGCGTCGGGGTCCGTCACCATCGGCGGAAACCTCGCCTACCTGCCGCAGAACATCACCCTGGACACCGGCCTCCACGTCGACGCCGCCCTCGGTATCGCCGAGCGGCGGGCCGCCCTGCGCGCCATCGAGTCCGGCGACGTACGGGAGGAGCACTTCGAAACCGTCGGCGACGACTGGGACGTCGAGGAACGCGCCCTGGCCACCCTCGGCTCCCTCGGGCTCGGCGCCGTCGAACTCGACCGCACCGTCGGCCAGCTGTCGGGTGGGGAGACCGTCCTGCTGCGCCTGGCCGCGCTGCTCCTGGAACGCCCGGACGTCCTCCTCCTCGACGAACCGACCAACAACCTGGACCTGTCCGCCCGCCGCAGGCTCTACGACGCCGTCGACTCCTGGCGCACCGGCATCCTGATCGTCGTCAGCCACGACCGGGACCTGCTGGAGCGCGTCGACCGCATCGCCGAACTCCGGGCGGGCTCGGTGAGCTGGTACGGGGGCGGCTGGTCCGCCTACCAGGAAGCTCTCGCCACCCAGCAGGAGGCCGCAGGGCGGATGCTGCGCGCCGCCGACGCCGACGTACGCCGTCAGCAGCGCGAGCTGGAGGAGACCCGGATCAAGGTGGCCCGCCGCCAGCGCCACGACAAGAAGCTGGACGGCCAGCGGAAGGCCCCGCGCATCGTCGCGGGGGAGCGCAAGCGCTCGGCCCAGGAGTCCGGGGACCGGCTGCGCGGACTGCACGAGGACCGCCTCGACGAGGCCCGCGAGCGCAGGGAGGAAGCCGCCGAGGCCATCCGCCGCGATGCCGAGATCAAGGTGAGCCTGCCCCACACCGCGGTGCCCGCGGGCCGCACCGTCCTGACCGTACGGGACCTGAGCCTCCCCTACGGGCGGCTGCGCGAGGGCAGCCTCCATGTACAGGGACCCGAGCGCATCGCCCTGGTCGGCCGCAACGGGGCCGGCAAGACCACCTTCCTGCGCACGCTCACCGGGGAGCTGGCGCCGAGCACCGGAGAGGCCACGGCGTCGGTGCCGTTGAAATTCCTCCCGCAGCGGCTCGACGTCCTCGACGACGCGTTGAGCGTCGCCGACAACGTCGCCCGCACCGCCCCCGGCACCACCGACAACCAGATCCGCTCCCAGCTCGCCCGGTTTCTCTTCAAGGGCGCCCGCGCGGAGCAGCCGGCAGGCACGCTCTCGGGCGGTGAACGCTTCCGGGCCGCGCTCGCGGCGACGATGCTCGCCGCCCCGGCACCCCAGCTGCTCCTGCTGGACGAGCCGACGAACAACCTCGACGTGGCCAGCGTGCGCCAGCTGACGAGCGCCCTGGAGTCCTACGAGGGCGCGCTGCTCATCGCCAGCCACGACCTGCCGTTCCTGGAATCCGTGGGTATCACCCGGTGGATCCTCTTGGACGACGAGCTGCGGGAGACCGACGCCGACGAGATCCGAGCACTGTTCGGGAGCGCGGAATCCACGCGGGCGGGCACGGTATGA
- the mptB gene encoding polyprenol phosphomannose-dependent alpha 1,6 mannosyltransferase MptB has protein sequence MWALSAVGCRRLGAVGSLAIVGGGWFAGKLPFHDPWGLWTDHGSATKAVAAAVAYVGLTVLVVAWWQYGKTASTARDTLVTLAWWTAPFLLAPPLYSADVYSYIAQGSMVVEGHDVYTLGPSALDPGGIGGDAAASVGNHWRDTPAPYGPLFLLISAAVAWATGGTIVPAVLAMRLVALASLALIALSLRRLAREHGRSESRALWLGALNPLLLIHVVGGVHNDGLMIGLMLSGFVLALRGKWIAGSALVGLAMMVKSPAAVSLLFIGVLVHSAATGPQWRRWAKGLLAPGLIACAVAGGATLVSGTGFGWLTTQGVAANIHTALSATSDLGLGLGELAHLLLGVDAEPVKSAVQTLGLAVALVLILVLGRRAMRGTVTPAHALGLSLLALVALSPMVQPWYLLWGVAVVAATAPYGRLLAVLIVLSAALVYETHPMGATPPYGFALAALAVVLGTLAIRRAPLAPPGVRLPRRRSPEDAADRRGTPASADSPAPAPAPQNAP, from the coding sequence ATGTGGGCTTTGAGCGCGGTCGGATGCCGGCGGCTGGGTGCGGTGGGATCCCTGGCGATCGTCGGAGGCGGCTGGTTCGCCGGAAAACTGCCGTTCCACGACCCCTGGGGCCTGTGGACCGACCACGGGTCCGCCACGAAGGCCGTGGCCGCCGCCGTCGCCTACGTCGGACTGACCGTTCTCGTCGTGGCCTGGTGGCAGTACGGCAAGACCGCCTCCACCGCCCGCGACACCCTTGTCACCCTCGCCTGGTGGACGGCTCCGTTCCTGCTCGCGCCCCCGCTCTACAGCGCCGACGTCTACAGCTACATCGCCCAGGGCTCGATGGTCGTCGAAGGGCACGACGTCTACACCCTCGGCCCCTCCGCCCTGGACCCCGGCGGAATCGGCGGCGACGCCGCCGCGAGCGTCGGCAACCACTGGCGCGACACCCCCGCCCCCTACGGTCCGCTCTTCCTGCTGATCTCCGCCGCCGTCGCCTGGGCCACCGGTGGCACGATCGTCCCCGCCGTCCTGGCGATGCGGCTCGTCGCACTCGCCTCGCTCGCCCTGATCGCTTTGTCCCTGCGCCGCCTGGCGCGTGAACACGGCCGCAGCGAGAGCCGTGCCCTGTGGCTGGGTGCCCTCAACCCGCTGCTGCTGATCCACGTGGTCGGCGGCGTGCACAACGACGGGCTGATGATCGGCCTGATGCTCTCCGGTTTCGTCCTCGCGCTGCGCGGAAAGTGGATCGCGGGCAGCGCACTGGTCGGGCTCGCCATGATGGTGAAGTCGCCGGCGGCCGTGTCGCTGCTTTTCATCGGGGTCCTCGTACACTCCGCCGCGACGGGCCCCCAGTGGCGCCGCTGGGCCAAGGGGCTCCTCGCGCCCGGCCTGATCGCCTGTGCGGTCGCCGGAGGGGCGACCCTGGTCAGCGGCACCGGATTCGGCTGGCTCACCACCCAGGGCGTCGCCGCGAACATCCACACCGCGCTCTCCGCCACCAGCGACCTCGGCCTCGGCCTGGGAGAGCTGGCCCACCTGCTGCTGGGCGTCGACGCGGAGCCGGTCAAGTCCGCCGTCCAGACGCTGGGCCTGGCGGTCGCGCTCGTCCTGATCCTCGTCCTGGGCCGCCGCGCGATGCGCGGCACCGTCACGCCCGCCCACGCGCTCGGCCTCTCCCTGCTCGCGCTGGTCGCCCTCTCGCCCATGGTCCAGCCCTGGTACCTGCTCTGGGGCGTGGCCGTCGTCGCCGCGACCGCACCCTACGGCCGCCTCCTTGCCGTCCTGATCGTGCTCTCGGCGGCCCTGGTGTACGAGACGCACCCCATGGGGGCCACCCCGCCCTACGGATTCGCCCTCGCCGCACTCGCCGTCGTCCTCGGCACCCTCGCGATCCGCCGGGCCCCCCTCGCCCCGCCCGGCGTCCGGCTGCCCCGCCGGCGCAGCCCCGAGGACGCGGCGGACCGCCGGGGCACCCCCGCGTCCGCCGATTCCCCGGCTCCCGCCCCGGCCCCGCAGAACGCTCCGTGA
- a CDS encoding PP2C family protein-serine/threonine phosphatase, translating into MNRRRTPRSASAEDLLNTLQDLTARARREVEFHQARVELAQALQREMLPAALPTLPGLQSAAGYAPARHGLDIGGDWYDGFPLADGTLGFAIGDVQGHDVEAAAFMGQVRIAMRAIAGTASDPGEILGRTNDLLLSVDSGLFATCTFLRLDPTTWELHSARAGHVASVWATTGGRSGLTEDPGGMPLGIEPGEGYPVTRRTLDCDGAIVLLTDGVVEGPSLLIEEGLERVRQLVAARAGASAAQLADEVLSAAEVTGHEDDAAVLVLRHAAALRGPR; encoded by the coding sequence ATGAACCGGCGTCGGACTCCCCGCTCAGCCAGCGCCGAGGACCTGCTCAACACCTTGCAGGACCTCACGGCGCGTGCTCGGCGCGAGGTGGAGTTCCATCAGGCCAGGGTGGAGCTCGCGCAGGCCCTCCAGCGCGAGATGCTTCCGGCGGCCCTGCCCACGCTCCCCGGTCTGCAGTCCGCGGCCGGTTACGCACCGGCCCGCCACGGCCTGGACATCGGCGGCGACTGGTACGACGGTTTTCCCCTCGCGGACGGGACACTCGGCTTCGCCATCGGCGACGTACAGGGCCATGACGTCGAGGCGGCCGCCTTCATGGGGCAGGTCCGGATCGCGATGCGGGCCATCGCGGGCACGGCGTCCGATCCGGGCGAGATCCTGGGCCGGACGAACGACCTGCTGCTGTCCGTGGACTCGGGGCTCTTCGCTACCTGCACGTTCCTGCGGCTGGACCCGACGACCTGGGAACTGCACAGCGCACGGGCCGGGCATGTGGCGTCCGTGTGGGCCACCACGGGGGGCCGGTCGGGCCTCACGGAGGACCCTGGCGGCATGCCGCTGGGCATCGAACCCGGCGAGGGCTATCCCGTCACCCGGCGCACCCTCGACTGCGACGGGGCGATCGTGCTGCTCACCGACGGGGTCGTCGAGGGGCCGTCGCTGCTGATCGAGGAGGGACTGGAGCGGGTCAGGCAGCTGGTCGCCGCGCGCGCCGGGGCGAGCGCGGCACAGCTGGCCGACGAGGTCCTGAGCGCGGCGGAGGTGACAGGGCACGAGGACGATGCCGCCGTCCTGGTCCTGCGGCATGCCGCCGCCCTCCGCGGCCCGCGGTGA
- a CDS encoding AAA family ATPase yields the protein MTGADLGPCVVLITGVMAAGKSTVAQLLAESLPRAVHVRGDVFRRMIVSGRAEMTPDEAEEARRQLDLRQRLSAQVADAYADEGWTAVVQDIVLGEDLPRYVDRVRTRPLHVVMLAPSPGTVREREEGRGKTGYGSWTVEAFDAYLRSGTPRTGLWLDTSGQTPEETVSAILDGLRG from the coding sequence ATGACGGGCGCCGACCTGGGCCCCTGCGTCGTCCTGATCACCGGGGTGATGGCCGCGGGCAAGTCCACCGTGGCCCAGCTCCTGGCCGAGAGCCTGCCGCGAGCGGTCCACGTGCGCGGCGACGTCTTCCGCCGCATGATCGTCTCCGGCCGCGCGGAGATGACACCCGACGAGGCCGAGGAGGCGCGGCGCCAGCTCGACCTGCGCCAGCGGCTCTCCGCGCAGGTGGCCGACGCCTACGCGGACGAGGGGTGGACGGCCGTCGTCCAGGACATCGTGCTCGGCGAGGATCTGCCGCGTTACGTCGACAGGGTCCGCACCCGCCCGCTGCACGTCGTCATGCTCGCGCCCTCGCCGGGAACCGTGCGCGAGCGGGAGGAGGGGCGGGGCAAGACCGGGTACGGGTCGTGGACGGTCGAGGCGTTCGACGCGTATCTGCGGAGCGGGACTCCGCGTACCGGGCTGTGGCTGGACACGTCCGGCCAGACGCCCGAGGAGACGGTTTCGGCCATCCTCGACGGACTGCGCGGGTGA
- a CDS encoding MASE1 domain-containing protein — translation MIRSKEARRRAVYVAQILGVAGAYYLAGRVGLMRQVVVDGAVVTPLWPPTGIALAALLCLGVRVWPGIALGTLVTVSEIGDAFTVSRLAIMFGNTAAPLAAYALLRRVGFRNELVRLRDGVCLVFLGAFAGMLISATIGSFTLLLDDKVPPGRFWLVWSSWWAGDAMGVLVVTPVLLVLRRARWPRPSDRWLEASVLAVVVVVVSLIATRSALSMIYVVFPVIIWSALRFQLPGSAPCALVVSVLAILAGTDALGPFAGHSLMEIMANLSLLNGCVALTALLLGAIVAEHKNIRRETEYAVEELEALVEQLAPLSAPGPGRYEGRPRRHGPLDDGPRPEDP, via the coding sequence GTGATCCGCAGCAAGGAAGCCAGACGTCGGGCCGTGTACGTGGCGCAGATCCTTGGCGTGGCCGGCGCCTACTACCTGGCGGGGCGGGTCGGGCTGATGCGCCAGGTCGTCGTCGACGGCGCGGTCGTCACTCCGCTGTGGCCGCCCACCGGTATCGCCCTGGCCGCGCTGCTGTGCCTGGGCGTCCGCGTCTGGCCGGGCATCGCGCTGGGCACGCTGGTGACGGTCTCCGAGATCGGCGACGCGTTCACCGTGAGCCGTCTGGCCATCATGTTCGGCAACACGGCCGCCCCGCTGGCCGCGTACGCCCTGCTGCGGAGGGTCGGCTTCCGCAATGAGCTGGTCCGGCTGCGGGACGGGGTCTGCCTGGTCTTCCTCGGTGCGTTCGCGGGGATGCTGATCAGCGCCACCATCGGCAGCTTCACGCTGCTGCTCGACGACAAGGTTCCGCCGGGACGGTTCTGGCTGGTCTGGTCGTCCTGGTGGGCGGGGGACGCGATGGGCGTCCTGGTGGTCACCCCCGTCCTGCTGGTCCTGCGCAGGGCGCGGTGGCCCCGCCCGAGCGACCGCTGGCTGGAGGCGTCGGTTCTCGCGGTCGTCGTGGTCGTGGTGTCGCTGATCGCCACGCGCAGCGCGCTGTCGATGATCTACGTGGTGTTCCCGGTGATCATCTGGTCGGCCCTGCGCTTCCAGCTCCCCGGCAGCGCACCGTGCGCCCTGGTCGTCTCGGTGCTCGCCATTCTCGCCGGTACGGACGCGCTGGGACCGTTCGCCGGACACAGCCTGATGGAGATCATGGCCAATCTGTCGCTGCTCAACGGCTGTGTCGCGCTCACCGCGCTGCTGCTCGGGGCCATCGTCGCGGAGCACAAGAACATCCGCCGGGAGACGGAGTACGCCGTCGAGGAGCTGGAGGCCCTGGTGGAGCAGCTCGCGCCGCTGTCGGCACCGGGCCCGGGGCGGTACGAGGGCAGACCGCGGCGACACGGCCCGCTGGACGACGGCCCTCGCCCGGAGGACCCGTAA
- a CDS encoding sigma-70 family RNA polymerase sigma factor — MGKDHPTALIAAAQGGDQQAKDQLVSAYLPLLYNVVGRALDGHADVDDVVQETVLRMLRGLHELRDPERFRSWLVAIAMNEIRTHWREKQAGAIPADRLEAAYDLPDPRADFVEVTILELGLTGQRRQVAEATRWLDEDDRALLSLWWLETAGHLSRAEVAGALELTPQHTAVRVQRMKAQLEAARVVVGALAAEPPCVLLEDITAGWDGVPSALWRKRLARHARECTVCSGHGSGLVPAEGLLVGLALVPVAAAAGAGAAPELLATAAHLQAPAAGADSAGAGRAERRRVQARRRRRNSAVAAVVAVAALGTGGAAVHLYTDGDDRDATTVTADAPAPRTEVSTSAAPTSSPSPSASTSPSASESPSPSRKPKPKSKPKKKTTTPPAPSSAAPAPKPDPPAPAPPAPAGMAEQVTELVNAERSKEGCGPVSVNSLLNTAAQRHSADMAAQDYFSHTSQDGRDPGDRITAAGYRWSTYGENIAKGQRTPADVMQSWMDSPGHRANILNCSFKEIGMGKQDSGGGPVWTQVFGAR, encoded by the coding sequence ATGGGCAAGGATCACCCGACGGCCTTGATCGCGGCCGCGCAGGGCGGCGACCAGCAGGCCAAGGACCAGCTCGTCTCGGCGTATCTACCGCTGCTGTACAACGTCGTCGGACGTGCGCTGGACGGCCATGCGGACGTGGACGACGTGGTGCAGGAGACGGTGCTGCGCATGCTCCGGGGCCTGCACGAACTTCGCGACCCGGAGCGCTTCCGTTCCTGGCTGGTTGCGATAGCCATGAACGAGATACGCACGCACTGGCGCGAGAAGCAGGCGGGCGCGATACCCGCGGACCGGCTGGAGGCCGCGTACGACCTGCCGGATCCCCGCGCGGATTTCGTCGAGGTGACGATCCTGGAGCTCGGCCTGACCGGCCAGCGGCGGCAGGTGGCGGAGGCGACGCGCTGGCTGGACGAGGACGACCGCGCCCTGTTGTCGCTGTGGTGGCTGGAGACCGCCGGGCATCTGTCCCGGGCCGAGGTCGCCGGTGCTCTCGAACTCACCCCGCAGCACACCGCCGTACGGGTGCAGCGGATGAAGGCCCAGTTGGAGGCGGCGCGGGTCGTCGTGGGCGCGCTGGCGGCGGAGCCGCCGTGCGTGCTGCTGGAGGACATCACCGCCGGCTGGGACGGCGTCCCCTCCGCCCTGTGGCGCAAGAGGCTCGCCCGCCATGCCCGCGAGTGCACGGTGTGCTCGGGCCATGGCTCGGGCCTGGTGCCCGCCGAGGGGCTGCTGGTGGGTCTCGCGCTCGTTCCGGTGGCCGCGGCGGCGGGGGCGGGGGCCGCTCCCGAGCTGCTCGCCACGGCGGCGCACCTCCAGGCACCGGCTGCGGGCGCGGACAGTGCCGGGGCGGGCCGGGCCGAGCGCAGACGGGTGCAGGCCCGGCGGCGTCGTCGCAACTCGGCTGTCGCCGCCGTCGTCGCGGTCGCGGCGCTGGGCACGGGCGGCGCGGCGGTGCACCTCTACACCGACGGCGACGACCGGGACGCGACGACCGTCACGGCCGATGCTCCGGCCCCCCGTACGGAGGTGTCCACGTCGGCCGCCCCGACGTCGTCCCCCTCCCCTTCGGCGTCCACGTCGCCCAGCGCCTCGGAGTCTCCGAGCCCCTCACGCAAGCCGAAGCCCAAGTCCAAGCCGAAGAAGAAGACGACGACGCCGCCCGCGCCCAGCTCCGCCGCCCCGGCTCCGAAGCCGGACCCGCCCGCTCCCGCACCGCCCGCCCCGGCGGGGATGGCCGAGCAGGTCACCGAGCTGGTCAACGCCGAGCGCTCCAAGGAGGGCTGCGGTCCGGTCTCCGTCAACAGCCTGCTCAACACGGCCGCGCAGCGGCACTCCGCCGACATGGCGGCCCAGGACTACTTCTCCCACACCTCGCAGGACGGCAGGGACCCGGGCGACCGGATCACCGCCGCCGGATACCGGTGGTCGACGTACGGCGAGAACATCGCCAAGGGGCAGCGGACGCCGGCCGACGTGATGCAGTCCTGGATGGACAGCCCGGGACACCGTGCGAACATCCTCAACTGCTCGTTCAAGGAGATCGGCATGGGGAAGCAGGATTCCGGCGGCGGCCCGGTGTGGACGCAGGTGTTCGGAGCGCGCTGA
- a CDS encoding antitoxin has translation MSAMDKIKKMLKGHEDQAGKGVDKAGDMVDDRTQGKHKGHVDTAQDKLRQQLGTDRDQGGPPRA, from the coding sequence ATGTCCGCGATGGACAAGATCAAGAAGATGCTCAAGGGCCACGAGGACCAGGCCGGCAAGGGCGTCGACAAGGCAGGTGACATGGTCGACGACCGTACACAGGGGAAGCACAAGGGCCACGTCGACACCGCCCAGGACAAGCTCAGGCAGCAGCTGGGCACGGACCGCGACCAGGGCGGGCCGCCCCGCGCCTGA
- a CDS encoding L-threonylcarbamoyladenylate synthase — protein MAKYFDVHPANPQPRTIGTVVDSIRSGALVAYPTDSCYALGCQLGNRDAIDRIRTIRNLDDRHHFTLVCHDFAQLAQFVRVDNDVFRAVKAATPGSYTFILPATKEVPRQLLHPKKKTVGVRIPDHVVTQALVSELGEPLLSSTLLLPDEEEPLTQGWEIKERLDHEVDAVIDSGDCGTEPTTVIDFSGDEPEIVRRGAGDTSRFE, from the coding sequence ATGGCCAAGTACTTCGACGTGCACCCCGCAAATCCCCAGCCCCGCACCATCGGCACGGTGGTCGACAGCATCCGGTCCGGTGCGCTCGTCGCGTACCCCACCGACTCGTGCTACGCCCTGGGCTGCCAGTTGGGCAACCGCGACGCCATCGACCGGATCAGGACGATCCGGAATCTCGACGACCGGCACCACTTCACGCTGGTGTGCCACGACTTCGCGCAGCTGGCGCAGTTCGTCCGCGTGGACAACGACGTGTTCCGTGCGGTCAAGGCGGCGACGCCCGGCAGCTACACCTTCATCCTCCCCGCGACGAAGGAGGTCCCCCGCCAGTTGCTGCACCCGAAGAAGAAGACGGTCGGCGTCCGCATCCCCGACCACGTCGTCACCCAGGCGCTGGTCTCCGAGCTCGGCGAGCCGCTGCTCTCCAGCACCCTGCTGCTGCCGGACGAGGAGGAGCCGCTGACGCAGGGCTGGGAGATCAAGGAGCGTCTCGACCACGAGGTGGACGCCGTCATCGACTCGGGCGACTGCGGCACCGAGCCGACCACGGTCATCGACTTCTCCGGCGACGAGCCCGAGATCGTACGGCGCGGAGCCGGGGACACGTCCCGCTTCGAGTGA
- a CDS encoding DinB family protein has translation MTIPPRLIPLLEQFDFACERLLARLAGPVMDSGNGVDIGVTPLGDDEYLWEPVPDCWSVRRRDDGPGARATALAGAGDWGRDAADSPHPFPPPFTTVAWRLSHLSEMLALRADHTHGGRTLTHEDYRTPGDAAGAVAAFETSSAAWREALLTADDTALDTVGYSTYPNGSDAEDLFVDVVWWVNQEVLHHGAEIALLRDLYRARPF, from the coding sequence GTGACCATCCCACCGCGCCTGATCCCCCTGCTGGAGCAGTTCGACTTCGCCTGCGAACGGCTCCTCGCCCGCCTGGCCGGTCCCGTCATGGACAGCGGCAACGGCGTCGACATCGGCGTCACGCCGCTCGGCGACGATGAGTACCTCTGGGAACCCGTGCCCGACTGCTGGTCCGTACGCCGTCGCGACGACGGGCCCGGGGCGCGGGCGACGGCTCTGGCCGGGGCCGGTGACTGGGGGCGGGACGCGGCGGACTCCCCGCATCCGTTTCCCCCGCCGTTCACCACCGTCGCGTGGCGTCTGAGCCATCTCTCCGAGATGCTCGCCCTCCGCGCCGACCACACCCATGGCGGCAGGACGCTCACCCACGAGGACTACCGCACTCCGGGGGACGCCGCCGGTGCGGTGGCCGCCTTCGAGACCTCGTCCGCCGCCTGGCGCGAGGCCCTGCTCACCGCGGACGACACGGCCCTGGACACCGTCGGGTACAGCACGTATCCGAACGGCAGCGACGCCGAGGACCTCTTTGTCGACGTCGTCTGGTGGGTCAACCAGGAGGTGCTGCACCACGGTGCCGAGATCGCCCTGCTCCGCGATCTGTACCGCGCCCGTCCGTTCTGA